The Lepeophtheirus salmonis chromosome 6, UVic_Lsal_1.4, whole genome shotgun sequence DNA window CCAAAAAGATCTGTTCTAACTCGTTAGGAGCCTCTcctagaaagaaaaaaattaatgtagttttgAACAAAGTCCAAAATGGCTCATGAATCAAATGTTTACCATCATAACATTTGACAACGAAAATAGTCAGAGAAtgtacattcttttttaaatatcctactCCACAAGTACCTATCGATAAAGTGCTTGAATGCCATCCCActcaataagttttgtaaattcatcccTCCACAGAAGCTTGCGTAGTTGAGACGAAATACGATAAGAACCTCAGTTGCTCCTGCTAGATTCCtcccatttgattttaaacaccGCTCTGGTGAGGGATGACTTTTTAGAATGAAGTTCTTGTAttgtttactaaataaaaatgctGTTGAAAGGAACGACGCTGAAAAGAAGTTTGTCCACATAAATaattgctcaaatgaatgttgTTAAAATGACACCCTCTAAAATTAATGCTGCTCAAATGAATGGACACCATGTATATCATTAACCAATCTGTATTTATACAAAAGAGAGATTGcgtgtgtgtgtgtagatgtcctttatatGTTCACCCCACCATTGAACCTAGAAGGCTGACATTTTGGATGGGCCTCTTTTGAGCTTGTACAGGCTAAGACGGGGATTTCAATTATTTgggaggtcatataagggggggcttatgctatacctGAGacccaaaaactgtttttggaACCCAAGGAGACTAAGTAGGAGGTTgagttatttgtcaaaaagtgattggggtttcaaaaacaactatacgaataagtatgttttctaaatttattcaaaatcaaaaaagttactggctaaaaaaaaaaccggtgGAAATTGAAATTTCGTTATTTTCAGGTGtacaaaaatgaacttccaatggaatataaGATAAGTAAATGGAATAATGTTTgcagaaatttgtctggaaatttgtttgcatttaaatttgctaaataagaattgatgtttaactgaaatatctgtccttttctgaataatttttcaataattttgattagttatcttttttccccccatttttcatcaaacgtcaattgtcagttttttaaagaagaaatgccacaagaCGATgcttttttgcacaaaaaaatgcAGACACAACATTATCATaagagtaattttaatttccggaaatttttcatacataaacTAGTTAtggagggttattttttcgacaaaatatttcttcataacttttttgtttttgcaagtatgaattttttacaaatcccataaatgctattaacattttttttgctaaattagttccaaaatatttttgcaattttcttcgcgaatttcgattacggaattttttgaagtaaataaaaaatgggctTCTCAtctggaaatttttttagatgcatatatgttttatttttttggaaaaaggagtgtataatatttagtgagcactctataaaatgaattaaatatcgcaggtatttatttcatttcatattaaaaCGAAAATAAGGAAGTgcattatataaacataaaaaagaataaatataacattagtTGAGGTTTATCAACAAACTACAGttctccctggctcatcaaatcgtattcaattttttttttcaagctgtaattattatttttttgttattctggAGATaccatctaagtattgagtgtgTTTATAAAAGCGGAGATTCACACcaatgatttgttggggagttatcttttatattattgaagcaaaatttatattttagtcgaTGCTTACATACTCCGTGAAATGCCAGGTACTACccctaataaaaatgtaaattagagagagaaaaaaactttcaacaCGTGACAGAGTCGGAaatgaatcattatttaattaatgaatacttaattattgcaattcgtggagaatataattaaacattttatctttttaaatttgaatgacaTGAATGATAATCATAATTACATCGTATTGTAGCATGAAtcatcttcaaatatattttattcgcCAAAGTGACTTTGGGAGGCAAATTGTtctataacttaaaaaagtccTCAAATTTCGAAACTAGCTCCCACCCTAACTAAAGTCCTGCAGGCGAACTTTTAAATGCATGTGAATGGCtcgtaacaatttttttgttttatattcttattgaaaaaagtatcaaaaagtacCCGAAACCTATTTTTGGTATTGTAACATCACTCTTTTATAGATTGGTTGATCTTTCATAGTGTTGGACTTCTGTCTGAAAATCCTATACTGGTCTGCACTGTCCCGTGTAAaattagttttacaaaaaaatgatcactCTGGATCGGGTCCtcgttcatttaaaaaaaaattgtgattttttttagaaaaggaaatttcgatctacgagggtcgtttgaaaagtccgtactAGCTACAAGAGATGCCACTATTTGCACCTATAGAGGTCATATTTAGTTaatagcatctcttggaagaacacacacaaaCTTTCAGAATGATTGGTCTTTTTCTTTCTGTTGGGCATTcttttgaatcgaggaagtggagtgttTTTCAAAAACTGGACGAAATAGATTTCGTGGGTTGACTAAACATTACTTCATGAAAAGGAAAacgcctcaagagactaaaaagaagcctAATAAAAATTATCGCGAGTCTGAACctttaaattagaaaagtttataagtggtttccaaattttcggagtggccatctgggcacaagtgacgctaaACCTTCTGGACGCcttgttgaggttactactccagaaatcattgataaaatctataatatggTCATGGATAACAGAAAAGTGAATATGCGTGAGATTGCTAGTACTGTGGGCATCTGGGGCTGTAAccttatttccattaattttgcgaccacaacagctgaggtgtgagctggttcattttcgtgatggaaaatgacttttttgtgggccaatccaGGGCGTTTTTTTCTTGCTACTCGGTTTTCAATGGTTCAGCTAACGATGACTAATAtacacctgtaatagttttaacTTTTTCCTGATAGCCGATGATGATTATTCTTTGCGAATccggccgattcctcgattcaaacgaatgccgaACAGAAGGAAATCGACAGATCTGGCTAATacttggtgtgtgttcttccaagagatgctattACCCAAACATTACCTCGACAAACGCGCCAggagtgccatctctcggactttgcacggacttttcaaacgaccatTGTGTGATTTTAAATCTCGGTCCagattgtttttgaaaaaatcccaTAAGaccaaaatgaaacaaaattcagTCTCGTACCTAGTTTCAACACgaatattaatgtttatttctcCCCTAAATATTGttgtgattttaaaataatagtacatACTTAATTCAAAGCATTGTACCTCAAAAATATACGGGATCTTACTGGTTGTTTGGTGCTCTAAGTGTTCACATTTACATTAAAAGTTTGTATTGAGTAAAATTTCTTTCTGGCTATGATATGTATAGGCCTTTACCACTTCACAAACTTCAAAAGTaacttaataatatactttaaaaaatatgaatgtatttattttttaacattatagaAACAATACTGTCTAAAAAGGATATCGCAATCCTTATATAATGTGATAATTCGTAAAATCTTGTTCgtttgtttttatagaaaaaaagatggaaCAAAGTAAGTATGTGTTTTATgcaataaaatctattttaaattacataaattttatgtcTTAGTAtgcatacattattattatattatatatgaatgttagtaaaaaaaaaataataaggaaaactatttttatgaccctatttaagaaatttaatatgcaaataataaataaaagatagttaaagaatatacagggtggttcagataaattggttaaatatttaaaggcttataacgaacgaacgaGATGGGATAGaactataaatgtttttttatttgaatgctacATTTAAAGACATTCAATAATTCATAAtgagatttaaatatttcaaaaaatccatagccttttgcaaaaaagttatggCTCCAAAATTTActtgacaatttattatttaatattatgcaaTTTTTGTTACATATTCGTTGAGATATTGGATAATAACTGATTTTGAggggtaaaataatttttttggaggggaaatatttttgtactatttaTGCAGTCAGTCTaactgaaaggaaaatattcaataattcaaataatatcagttagtataaatttatcaaagttCCAAACAACCTAATTCAGAAGAAATGAGAGATAATGTTGTAATATTCAGTACAAGGGTTATGTAGTAACAATTGTTACAATTAATTGAACGAGGAAAGTAggataatcaataaaaaatatcttatctttGCAGAtgcaatagttaatttattggcTTCATTATGAAAATAAGAATGTCTCATTctagaatgatatatttttgatacatataagggcagtggttctcaacatttgaaatatagtaacccattataaaaaaagtaatcaggTACTGAtaacaaatcttaaaatatcTAACCAGATTGTCCATTCAAAtctaaaaattactaaatcaatcattaatgaaggttgagtgattgaaattaaatcatgTGAGgatgaagaggccacttttgacaccaggaatgaaagaaacccatctccttcgttgcaagactcttttgagttcttttgaactatttttttgacacttttggggCCCTAtaaccctgatgccaacccctccACCAAAAATTTTGAGTGTATGCagaggggaaggtctgcagtgTCCAAACACGGAGGCCCTCATAGCCACTGCCATACAGCACTgtgactacatctgcagcgggtgtcAAGCCTTCCATCGGCGCTTTTAAGCCATGATTTCCGCTTAGgtcggctacattaatgattaagagagctcagacacacatctatttatagtatgtattttgttgaaattctattcttaattaataaattatatcttgttaaagtttaaaattcaaagttttcatattttaatgaaacactCGGTATATATACAGTCTTTTTTTGGTATAAGAAAATGCCATATATTgtgattattaattatagattatttattcgtAAAATAACTGTACATTCCGTAATTTCTTAATCGGATAAGAAAATCATCCGGTCGCCATGACGTTTGAGGTAATAAATAATACTCCTACAAGGCTTCATACGGAATTTTTAATGCTTTCGAATCAGGAATGACCTCTAAAGTATACCTTTATGACTTCCTTCCAGCACTCTTGTCCATAATTGAGACGGTATTCTTACTAAAAATCTAGTCATTAACTGAAAAAAAGGGCCAGACTGTTAAATTAGACTAATCAAGTCCAAAATCGGCTAGGTGGGCAGTCAAACCAACGAACCAACGAGTAATCCCTTGGCATTGGTTTCGCATCCCTATTTGGGGTTCAGACCAACAGGTTGAGTGCCCCTGTATTAAAGTCTTGAAATATAATAAGGCTAgtgaatcaaataagtattcgACCCCTTCCCGATGTTCTAAGTTTGtccactgataaaaaaaaagaatagtcgGTAGTTTAACATTGAGAGATGGAATAAAAAATCCCATAAAAACACATTACGtgaaagttataaatacatacaggcCGTTCTGAAGTTTACCAATGAGCTCCTGAATGATTCAGAGGAGGTACAGGTAGAAGATAGGAGATGTGGTCAGCTGAGACAAAAATCTAACTCTTTGGCATCATCTTGACCTACCGTCTTTGGaggaaggaaaatatattgaggTATTACCCTTAAGAACATGGGGCTGGAAACATTTTTCCagcaacattattttttattaatatattttttttttttttttttttggggttttattGGTAAGGGGAAAGGACGACTTGAACCCATTTCttgtttttcatataatatatcccactcttaaaatatactaaccattcaaaattatgaacagTTCTTTTCTCTGTCATTggacaaatttacaaaatcggcaagggatcaaatacttatttattgattttcatttgttttttgtttctctttaaatgaCTTGTCATTGAGAGTTTGTAgagggatatttattttataaatatggattaGTAGGTAATTATTCATTGGCGATTCCTAAAAGTTCATAAAAGAGTTGGGGTTCCCGGAATAAATCCAGTTCTAATTACCTGATATAGACAAATCTcacgaatataatttttttacatgacaGTAAATCTGATCAAACCAATTGTAGTTTTTTAGCATAAATATATGGGTAGAAATttgcgttcaaataattttgcaaatttcaaagcatagaaaaaatttaaaaaacgttttttgtatattagaaatttcataaattgcaccGTTAAAAACTCAAttagtttcattttataaaatattctgtcaaatcatttttttggtaatatttattttcgatggCTAACGCGGGTTTTTCACTACTATAACGCATGATAGTGACTGAATGTATTtcaaagaaaactttagaatctcgtCTCTTGCATGAAATCAGGTCCATTACTTCTACAGCTTGATCGCATTACAACGAAGTTACTGTACCACGTACTTGTCCATTATTGCTTTGGTGCGCGATATATCATTAATCAAAGTGCTAATTTATTCATGTTTAAGACCTCCGAAGTTAAAGTTAAATTACGGatcctatattttatttcaaatgagaGCGACTATTAAACGTAACAAATTTGAGTTGAATCTGCTCCTATATATTTGGAATACTGTCAATATTGGATATTTTCTCAATGctcaaaaatccaatttatagGATCCTTTCAAGCATAATggatatttatagtttatttaacaTGATCTATgattatgatttaataatttatgcgaaatatttcattataatacattattattttctttttaaaaaaaaccaaaaaaacgaGTCAAAGTTTAGTATTTACCCGTATTCCTACTAAAAATTCGTTCAAATCAATTCTTCCAGATCCATCtgtatcaaatttttcaaaaagtatttgactTTCTCTATCACTCAGGTCACAATAACCAAACTCCTTTAAACCCCTTTGAAACTCCATCATATCCAATTGCTTTGAACCATCATAATCTATTCGTCGGAaaagtctataaaaatatatatattattgttttgttttttttaaacagtgatCTCCAAAAGTCTACTGTGTCTATATTAATGTCATCAAATTGGTATATTGAAGCAatcagtaaaatttaaaatatgtatccttaaaaaatatgtcaataatgAGGTGGgtctacataaaaacaatcttgaacaaaatcaagaaaaggaggaTATCCTACGAAATAAGAATTAGGGCATTGTATTATATGGTCAtatgatacaatttgagtatgcaattgagtaaaaattattttcctttccaaaaaaatttgctaATTGTCGTGAAAAAACTctaaagtaacattgattcaacttaagatccatctagcgagtaaaaaaTAGTGTATTAGTATGTCTGGGAAAAGTCAtaattgatctaagaaataatcatattaatgaaataaatcaggCGTTTTGCAAATAGCAAcaagcgtgtgtagctaaaactCAGCCAAATTGcactctaaagactaaagtacttcctGGCTCATTAGTCATAACGCCATTTTTGTTTTCTCaagctattataattatttcaatattgaggagagaacagtattgagtaactacgtgtgagtgtgcacaCGTAAAACGGTCATTAAAAATGAGTATTTCTTGGagagttatcttatatattttttagacggTGTTTGTCTCTTTATCGACGTCAAATTACTCCAGGTCAATGTCTGTTACTACTGCttctatatgatttttttagcaggcccgttttttttttggaatttttaatctaaagactgaattttattttccttagctcTTGTTATTATTACTGAACTACTAAGTCTTGAGGGTTAATATCTTGATTTtggatgttttttatttttaactggcCCAAAAGGCTCCTGATTAGACTCTTTGCATGTAAGAatcagaaaaagtaaattatttttacggAAATACTAAAAAGATTATGTTTGTTTCTTCACGCCATTTGGGGTAGGGGGACAGTGACATATTCTAAATTTGCTTCTGGGGCTTTTCATTGTTGGGATATGGAAATAGCAATCAacgtaaaaatgaatgaaatgagTTTGGGGGAGTAAACGACCAGTGATGTTAATCTTAAGCATTTCTTAGCTCGCCCCGTTTTTGGGGAGTTGGCAAAACTAAAGAAGGGGTTCTTTTCTACTACTACCTACATACAACATATATGTAGGCTTACCTTCATACAAACGAAACTGCTtcgaacattcgtgtgtgtacataaaagacggagagtaacctgcAGGATTTGttgtaaagttataattatagatccttgttggacttagattAGAATTagggatcaacattggagtaattcttacgaatgtccttgtttatttccttctttctcgtatcagctgattgtagctgatgttGACTTTCACTTTCTTTTTAtcaacatgcccaaaatactcaatattttcatcactatctaTGAGGTTCCTCCCAAAAACAAAATCGTGATTACGATTCTGTTTCATAAATATCATCGTTTcatgatatattgatttttttttaatgattttagaACTCTTGATTAAGACcaaagtataataatatcttaCCTCGttctttcttcaataaaaatatttctacatacaAACAAAATAGTTTCTCTTCctcattatcaatttttattacctcattaaaatgtaaaaaaatgtctcaaatATGTACCTTCCGATTCCTAAGATTCCACTCACTCCTtgagataaacaaaaatatcttagCTTTTCTAATGGATCTTTAGCTAAAGTGGATTTCTTTTTAGCCATTTCTCTTAGTTCATTATTCCGATGATCACCAGCAGTTCTTGGTCGGTTGAAATTCATTTAATCCGTTGTTATTCTGGAAAGGATGTTACAATTATGTTTTATAGCtgtttaatatattcattgtatataccatgcaaatatttataggttaaaaacatatgaaaataaaagattgtgCTCTATTTATAAGTGCAACATGGACAGGATTGATATTTTCCAGAGCAGTTATCAAGAAAAACATATAAGTGACCAAAGTGAGGACTCTAAACTTGCAATAgcatttaataattgttatttcatcaccgatatttttaattacgcgGTTTCATAGCACAACCAAGAGACAGTTTTGTTTTAATcctatgtctctaagtgtaaaccGTGTGCTATCTTCTTCACGCCTGCTTCAGTGCTGAGAAGGCTGAAGATAccattggcatctccatccaaactgccttcaacattaaaaagtatattacagCCCAATATAGTCAAAAATAACCTCAAGTTctacagcaacaatatggcagACTCCTGGCAAACCTATATGCGATCCTCTTCCAGCCATGACCTCCactccctggactttgcagtttgagaTGTCTAGAAGAATAACGTCTGTCACACCTCTGATTCAAATTAAGATTTACTTTGGGTGGCGATGCCGTGAACGTGGCcctcatcgtcaagagctgccaatctgttcgctgGCGTGTATagactgttattgcttgtgaaggaagacatattgaataaaaaatatagtatttaagcgtttcacaaattgtttttgagtcGTCTTTTCTTGGctccataaaaatcacattttcgtaatttagtcaagctactgcaagttttgtatCCCTACTCTATAAAGTATTCACAAAGACTTTTACAGCTCATAAATGCAATTAATCAAGCCTTGGAATGATTTATTAACAGAAATGgaaataattacttaaagaatacaaaaataatcaatacttttttgtgtaaaaatatcCCAGCTTGCTTTGGTGCTGACGTGtggatacatatatatgtatactataggTATGTATCAAAATCTCTGTAATTCATAGTTTATTCATCCATAATATTCAACATTCAAAAGTCATAATTGTATTTAGGTTGTAGgtaatcaacaaaattaattttcacatCGTTTCATTTTAGAGCCCCTTGTCAAACttgatttaattctttttaaatttaattattcatacaatatttgatctttatttataaaagttttaaaagagaatatttttttgatcaaatgtaAATGattagattataaattaatgattaagtataCTCGTTgcaataaagttaaaaaaaggtttattttgtagaaacaaGTTAAAACCCCTtggtataataattttttttcaatgtgtcAACATCGTGGGCAGGCCATTTGCCAAAGGACCACTTTCCGAACAGacactttgtcaaaaaaataatgaatatatttgataacGATTCATGCTACAACATGACGTATCATTACAGGGGCGTTTGcaggtgtatatatatattttttttttttttttttttggggggaagggAGAGGGTTTGGATTCTGGaagttattagaaaaa harbors:
- the LOC121120409 gene encoding calcyphosin; this encodes MNFNRPRTAGDHRNNELREMAKKKSTLAKDPLEKLRYFCLSQGVSGILGIGRLFRRIDYDGSKQLDMMEFQRGLKEFGYCDLSDRESQILFEKFDTDGSGRIDLNEFLVGIRPPMSECRLRVIDEAYNKLDKNKDGVINLDDVKGVYDVTKHPKFINGELTEDQILNKFLNIFESSSKNIDGNVTKSEFLEYYAGISASIDNDAYFDLMMRNAWKL